A region of Geobacillus sp. 46C-IIa DNA encodes the following proteins:
- the ypjB gene encoding sporulation protein YpjB, with the protein MKRIGLAMLLSLAFLWPALVGAAGQTDDWEQLDDISDEALQLAKNERFAEAKEVLLYFSKRFFALGARERLKSADELRAVTVTHEQAVKAMTASIPVEDKIAALAQFRLVVDAVQSTHQPLWTEMEPALMEALAAMEKAAERGEREGYDAALRQFIERYTLIEPSVKIDVPPKAAKKVDSHLEALQAASFWQLGKSERREQLAAARRDVESLFDGVKKDEADPSLIWVMISTGGVIVLTLTYVGWRKYKGEKEEKRARQPEE; encoded by the coding sequence ATGAAACGAATCGGGCTGGCCATGTTGTTATCGCTCGCCTTTTTATGGCCAGCGCTCGTTGGCGCGGCCGGACAAACGGATGATTGGGAACAGCTTGACGACATTTCCGACGAAGCGCTGCAGTTGGCGAAAAATGAGCGGTTTGCCGAGGCAAAAGAAGTGCTCCTTTATTTTTCCAAGCGGTTTTTTGCCCTTGGGGCGAGAGAACGGTTGAAATCGGCTGACGAGCTGAGAGCGGTGACGGTGACGCACGAGCAGGCCGTAAAGGCCATGACGGCATCGATTCCCGTGGAAGACAAAATCGCTGCTCTCGCGCAATTCCGTCTTGTCGTTGACGCCGTTCAATCGACGCACCAACCGCTTTGGACGGAGATGGAGCCGGCTCTCATGGAAGCGCTCGCCGCGATGGAAAAGGCGGCGGAACGCGGGGAGAGAGAGGGGTATGACGCTGCCCTTCGCCAGTTTATTGAGCGCTATACGTTAATTGAGCCGAGCGTGAAAATCGATGTGCCGCCAAAAGCGGCCAAAAAGGTTGACAGCCATCTTGAAGCGCTGCAGGCCGCCTCGTTTTGGCAGCTGGGCAAAAGCGAGCGACGCGAGCAGCTCGCCGCCGCTCGCCGCGATGTCGAATCGCTGTTTGATGGAGTGAAAAAAGATGAAGCCGATCCGTCGCTCATTTGGGTGATGATTTCGACCGGCGGAGTGATCGTGTTGACGCTGACGTACGTCGGCTGGCGGAAATACAAAGGGGAAAAAGAAGAAAAACGGGCGCGGCAGCCGGAAGAATAG
- a CDS encoding YitT family protein, whose amino-acid sequence MIFGLKVKNSLFILLGAAIFAFGLVHFNMQNNLAEGGFTGITLLLYFLFGFDPAITNLALNIPLFFIGWKLLGRQTFLYTVLGTVAVSMFLSIFQRYMIHMPLQHDMTLAALFAGVFIGVGLGIIFRYGGTTGGVDIIARLVYKYKSISMGKTMFAFDAAVITLSLLYLSYREAMYTLVAVFIAARVIDFMQEGGYAAKGATIISEQSEEIANRILTEMERGVTVLKGRGSYTKRDRDVLYCVVAKNELPRLKNVIMSVDPHAFVAVTDVHDVLGEGFTLDEQKRPLEQ is encoded by the coding sequence ATGATTTTCGGCTTAAAGGTGAAAAACAGTTTGTTCATTTTGCTCGGCGCCGCTATTTTTGCCTTCGGGCTCGTTCATTTCAATATGCAAAACAATTTGGCGGAAGGCGGTTTTACCGGCATTACGCTTCTTCTTTATTTTTTGTTCGGTTTTGATCCGGCCATCACCAACCTGGCGCTCAACATCCCGCTCTTTTTTATCGGCTGGAAGCTGCTCGGCCGCCAGACGTTTCTTTATACCGTGCTCGGCACGGTCGCTGTTTCGATGTTTTTATCCATTTTTCAACGCTATATGATTCATATGCCGCTGCAGCATGATATGACGCTCGCGGCGCTGTTCGCCGGCGTTTTCATCGGCGTCGGCCTCGGCATCATTTTCCGCTACGGCGGCACGACCGGAGGCGTCGACATTATCGCCCGTCTCGTCTATAAATATAAAAGCATCAGCATGGGCAAAACGATGTTTGCCTTTGATGCCGCCGTCATTACACTGTCTCTTCTTTACCTTTCGTATCGCGAGGCGATGTATACGTTAGTCGCCGTCTTTATCGCCGCGCGGGTCATTGATTTTATGCAGGAAGGCGGCTACGCGGCAAAAGGGGCGACGATCATCTCTGAACAAAGCGAAGAAATCGCCAACCGTATTTTAACAGAAATGGAACGTGGCGTCACCGTGTTAAAAGGGCGCGGTTCGTATACGAAGCGCGACCGCGATGTCTTATATTGCGTCGTCGCCAAAAACGAGCTGCCGCGCTTAAAAAACGTCATTATGTCCGTCGACCCGCACGCCTTTGTCGCGGTCACCGATGTGCACGATGTGCTTGGAGAAGGGTTTACGCTTGATGAACAAAAACGGCCGCTCGAGCAGTAA